The DNA segment GCACCGCACCTGCGGTGCTGGCGAACGGCCAAAGGGTCTATTCTAGGTACTTACCCTAGACCTTCCCCACAGCTTCCCTGCACAACCCTGTGGACAAGTCGTTTCCCGCGGGTGCAAACCGTCCCCAAGTGTTTGATTTCATTGCCGACGGCTTAGCCTGCCCAGAAAGCAGGCAGGCGGCGCTGACTGTCGCGTGCGCACAGCAGCCAATGCCCAGCCGGCCTAGACTGCCAGCCTGCGGCAGTGTTAGCCACGGCTGCGTCCCCCTCCCTGTGCCCCGGCGGGCAGGGGCAGGCTTCCTCTTTCACCTTGAATTGACGTTATTGGCATGTTGCAGGCCTTGCTGGTTCTTTTGGTATTTCAATGGCTGGGCCAGGTGCTGGTCACCGCCCTGGGCATCCCCTTTCCCGGTGCGTTGGCGGGCACCTTGCTGCTGCTGATCGCGCTGCTCTACAAGCGCACGCTGCCCATGTGGCTGGAGCAGTCGGGCCATTTCCTGCTGCAGAACATGATGCTGCTGTTCATCCCCACCATTGCGGGCGTGATGCTGCACTTTGACCGCCTCTCGCGCGAATGGCTGCCGTTTGTGCTGTCCTGCGTGGTGGGAGCTGCGCTGACGCTGGTGGCCACGGCGCTCACCTTCAAATGGATGATGGGCCGCGAGCGCGCCCGCCATGGTAGCGCCGTGGAGGACGAGGCATGAACGAGCTTCTCACCCGCACCCTGGCCAGCATGACCGCCGGCCCCCTGCCCTGGCTGGTGCTGACCATCGCCTGCTACCTGGGCGCTGTCTGGCTGTACAAGCGCAGCGGCCAGCAGCCCTGGTTGATTCCGGTGTTCACCGCCGTGCCGGTCATCGTATGCGTGCTCTTGCTCACCGGCACGCCCTACGCCACCTACCAGCAGGGCACGGCATGGCTCAGCCTGCTGGTGGGCCCGGCCACCGTGGCCCTGGCGCTGCCGCTGTATGCCCAGCGCGATCGCATCCGCCGCCTGTGGCGCCCGATTGCCGTGTCGCTGGTGGTGGGCTGCGTGGTGGCCTTGCTGTCGGCCATGGGCATTGCCTGGCTGTTTGGCGCTTCCATGGAAAGCATGGTCTCACTGGCGCCCAAGTCGGCCACCATCCCCATCGCCCTGCCGCTGGCCGAACGCTTTGGTGGACTGCCTTCGCTGGCGGCCGTGGCCGTGGCCATCACCGGCATTGCGGGCACCATCGTCGCCCCCTGGCTGCTGCGCGTGCTGCACTGCACCGACCCGGCTGTCGAAGGCTTTGCCCTGGGCCTGACGGCGCACGCCATCGGCACGGCCCGCTCCATCCAGCAGCACCCCACGGCCGGCGCCTTTGCCGCCCTGGCAATGGGCCTGAACGGCGTTGCCACAGCGGTGGCCATGCCGCTGCTGATGGCCCTGCTGTAAGCCCCCCGCGCAGCACCAGGGCACTGCGCGCGTACGGGTGAACGGCGGAAGGCGGCAGGGTGCCGCCCCTCTTGCACAGCCTGACCGGGAACACACCGGCGCCTGCACGTCTGCGCTCCGGACCTGCGTACCCGTCGTCGTCAATCCAACTGGTAGCTGAGCAGCACGCTCACCCGCAGTTTGCGGTCGGGGTTGTTGAAGGCCGGATCGCCCAGTGGCTTGGCCAGCGCAAAGTCGGCACTGTAGTAGCGCTGGTTGTTCAGCCGGACCCCCACGCTGGCCGAGCGCAGGCTGGCCGACGGCACGCCCCGCTGCTCCTGCCGGGTCCGGGCGGCTTCGTACAGCACATAGGGCTGCACCTGCTTGAGCCACTTTTGCTGGACCGGCCAGCTGTAGTTCAGCTCCACGGCAGCGCCGATGCCCGAATCCCCGGTGACTTCCCCGGCCTGGTAGCCGCGGCCAAAACGGCTGCCGCCAAAGGAGATGCGTTCGGCGATGGGAAGGATGTCCGGGCTGTACTGGCCGCCGAAGGACACCGCTGCGCCCACTCCGCTGGCCTTGTTGCTGCGCAGGCCGGCATCCCAGGCCAGCCGCCAGAAAGCGAGCTTGGCCGGATTGGGTGCTGGCTCCACCCCGAAATTGGTGCTGCGCTCGGTGCCCGCGCCCAGTGCATTCAATCCATGCACCAGCATGAGCGAAGCATTGCGCACGGTGCGCTCCTGCGCGGAAGTCCAGTCCAGCTGCGCATACAGGGCCCGCACATGCTCTTGCGTCACAAGCTGCGCACCGGAGGCTCTTTCGGTGAAACCGCGCTGGTAGTTCAGCCCATAGATGCCGGCAGCCGCCATTAGCACCGTGCGCTGGTCCAGCCGCAGCGGATGCTGCACCGACACATCGATCCGCCGCTGCTGGGTCAGATCATCAATGCCGACCAGGCCCGGGCCATCCTGTACGGTCTGGCGGTATTCCGAGGCGTTGACC comes from the Comamonas terrigena NBRC 13299 genome and includes:
- a CDS encoding CidA/LrgA family protein — encoded protein: MLQALLVLLVFQWLGQVLVTALGIPFPGALAGTLLLLIALLYKRTLPMWLEQSGHFLLQNMMLLFIPTIAGVMLHFDRLSREWLPFVLSCVVGAALTLVATALTFKWMMGRERARHGSAVEDEA
- a CDS encoding LrgB family protein, producing MNELLTRTLASMTAGPLPWLVLTIACYLGAVWLYKRSGQQPWLIPVFTAVPVIVCVLLLTGTPYATYQQGTAWLSLLVGPATVALALPLYAQRDRIRRLWRPIAVSLVVGCVVALLSAMGIAWLFGASMESMVSLAPKSATIPIALPLAERFGGLPSLAAVAVAITGIAGTIVAPWLLRVLHCTDPAVEGFALGLTAHAIGTARSIQQHPTAGAFAALAMGLNGVATAVAMPLLMALL
- a CDS encoding ShlB/FhaC/HecB family hemolysin secretion/activation protein, translated to MKLYLRVLVVGWAVCPWGAYAQAVAPAGNPLDSLPQTPAVAPPPKPQVQITPPQQSADFLAQTVVPRQFDIVGVRSVPFDSVAKVFAPLAGQPVTLARIVETGTEITRIYQQAGYALSFAFVPPQDFRNGVVKVTVVEGHIAQLRIEGQAGKSEALLRELAEPLLAEKPLRSETFHCQTQLMARIPGVRVTASAQLPTTTDGATTLVLASSHQPVSVSLGADLRQGHSKAMATVLANDLLGAGSQLTATSLLRPWDEERFLAVGYRQWLNRQGSMLRVNASEYRQTVQDGPGLVGIDDLTQQRRIDVSVQHPLRLDQRTVLMAAAGIYGLNYQRGFTERASGAQLVTQEHVRALYAQLDWTSAQERTVRNASLMLVHGLNALGAGTERSTNFGVEPAPNPAKLAFWRLAWDAGLRSNKASGVGAAVSFGGQYSPDILPIAERISFGGSRFGRGYQAGEVTGDSGIGAAVELNYSWPVQQKWLKQVQPYVLYEAARTRQEQRGVPSASLRSASVGVRLNNQRYYSADFALAKPLGDPAFNNPDRKLRVSVLLSYQLD